The following coding sequences lie in one Arachis ipaensis cultivar K30076 chromosome B03, Araip1.1, whole genome shotgun sequence genomic window:
- the LOC107629230 gene encoding protein ENHANCED DISEASE RESISTANCE 2 isoform X1 encodes MGSRETATASVGDGGTKPMIMEGWLYLIQSNRLGLQFSRKRYFVLKGHHLRSYKYPPSLSRNNNNHHHLLPLRSAVLDSTIRVLDNGRETINRKVFFMFTLYSTSNHSNQLKLGASCPEEAARWIHSIQESSLKGAPRTRDNVVASSKRRWHSFRLCGLSNTTHSGSVDWTIGSSDVIAPSSWTIFGCQNGLRLFKEAKERDSRGKKWDDHPAIMAVGVVDGSSEAIFQTLMSLGPSRSAWDFCFYKGSVVEHVDGHTDIIHKELYRDWLPWGSKPRDFLLQRYWRREDDGTYVILYHSVYHKKCRPQKGCVRAWLKSGGYVISPVSNGKQSVVKHMLAIDWKFWKSYLKPSSTHSMTIRMLERVAALRELFKARRGNCRSSDSSSGELTRSIGLSLKEGDVNSDSQRQAVDENAQHISDGVVDQTQSEHATLVSLNDADDEFFDVPEPSDSDESENGWMPDCSHKKSPDFRQPKLSTAANFVKKLHDLAVQKKGYVDLHEMVREESTLCSYGSTLPKDSSCTLPCSWAEADPSTFLIRGANYLEDRQKVKAKGTLMQMVAADWLRSDKREDDLGGRPESIVQKYAARGGPEFFFIVNIQVPGATTYNLALYYMMTTPVEDTPLLESFIKSDDTYRNSRFKLIPYISKGSWIVKQSVGKKACLIGQALEINYFQGKNYLELGVDIGSSTVARGVVSLVLGYLNHLVIEMAFLIQGNTPEELPEFLLGTCRLNHLDASKSVSLKP; translated from the exons ATGGGTAGCAGAGAAACTGCAACTGCAAGTGTTGGTGATGGTGGAACAAAACCAATGATAATGGAAGGGTGGTTATACCTCATACAATCCAACCGTTTGGGGCTTCAGTTCTCGAGAAAGCGCTACTTCGTGCTAAAGGGTCACCATCTTCGAAGTTACAAGTACCCTCCTTCACTTTCtcgcaacaacaacaaccaccaccaccttcTTCCTCTCAGAAGTGCTGTTCTTGACTCCACCATTCGGGTCCTTGATAATGGCAGAGAAACCATTAACAGAAAA GTGTTTTTCATGTTCACCCTTTACAGCACTTCCAATCACAGCAATCAACTAAAG TTAGGAGCAAGCTGTCCTGAAGAAGCAGCAAGGTGGATTCACTCCATTCAAGAATCTTCTTTAAAG GGTGCTCCTCGTACACGAGATAATGTTGTAGCTAGTTCTAAGAGAAGATGGCACTCATTTAG ATTATGTGGGTTGTCCAATACGACTCACTCTGGCTCTGTAGATTGGACGATTGGTTCATCTGATGTCATTGCTCCTTCATCTTGGACAATCTTTGGTTGCCAAAATG GATTGCGACTATTCAAGGAAGCAAAAGAAAGGGATTCACGTGGGAAG AAGTGGGATGATCACCCTGCAATAATGGCTGTTGGTGTGGTTGATGGAAGTTCCGAAGCCATTTTCCAGACTCTTATGTCACTTGGTCCTTCAAGATCAGC ATGGGATTTCTGTTTCTACAAAGGCAGTGTGGTTGAGCACGTAGATGGTCACACTGACATCATTCACAAAGAGCTGTATAGGGATTGGTTGCCTTG GGGATCAAAACCAAGAGATTTCTTGTTGCAGCGTTATTGGAGGAGAGAAGATGATGGAACCTATG TTATTCTTTACCATTCTGTGTATCACAAGAAGTGTCGGCCACAGAAAGGCTGTGTACGGGCATGGCTTAAAA GTGGAGGTTATGTTATATCACCAGTGAGCAATGGAAAACAATCAGTCGTAAAACATATGCTTGCCATTGATTGGAAGTTCTGGAAATCCTATCTTAAGCCTTCATCAACACATTCCATGACCATTCGTATGCTTGAGAGAGTTGCTG CATTGCGGGAGTTATTTAAAGCTAGACGTGGGAATTGTCGTTCATCTGATAGTTCATCTGGAGAGTTGACAAGAAGCATCGGGCTTAGTTTGAAGGAAGGAGATGTCAACTCTGATAGCCAAAGGCAGGCAGTAGATGAGAATGCCCAACATATCTCAGATGGAGTAGTAGATCAAACACAATCAGAGCATGCAACCCTTGTTAGCCTAAATGATGCTGATGATGAGTTTTTTGATGTTCCAGAACCATCAGACAGTGACGAGTCGGAAAATGGATGGATGCCTGATTGTAGTCACAAGAAGTCTCCG GACTTCCGTCAACCTAAGTTGTCAACAGCTGCTAATTTTGTGAAAAAATTGCATGATCTTGCAG TTCAGAAGAAGGGTTATGTGGACTTACACGAAATGGTCAGAGAAGAAAGTACCTTATGCTCCTATGGATCAACTCTTCCAAAAGATTCCTCTTGTACATTACCTTGCAGCTGGGCAGAAGCAGATCCTTCCACTTTCCTGATTCGTGGGGCAAATTACCTCGAAGACCGCCAGAAG GTTAAGGCAAAGGGAACCTTGATGCAAATGGTTGCTGCAGACTGGCTGAGATCTGATAAAAGAGAAGATGATCTTGGTGGCCGACCAGAGAGCATTGTGCAG AAATATGCAGCAAGGGGTGGGCCCGAGTTCTTCTTCATTGTAAACATTCAG GTTCCAGGTGCAACTACATATAACCTAGCACTATATTACATGATGACTACACCTGTGGAAGATACCCCTTTGCTTGAGAGTTTTATCAAGAGTGATGATACCTACCGAAATTCAAGATTTAAACTCATACCATACATATCCAAG GGTTCATGGATAGTAAAACAAAGTGTGGGAAAGAAGGCATGCTTAATTGGTCAAGCATTGGAAATTAACTATTTCCAAGGGAAGAACTATTTGGAG CTTGGGGTTGATATTGGATCGTCAACTGTTGCAAGAGGTGTTGTAAGTCTTGTCCTTGGATACCTCAATCATCTAGTTATTGAAATGGCCTTTCTAATACAG GGGAATACGCCGGAAGAGCTTCCGGAGTTCCTTTTAGGGACATGTCGCCTTAACCATCTAGATGCTTCCAAATCAGTTTCTTTGAAGCCTTGA
- the LOC107629230 gene encoding protein ENHANCED DISEASE RESISTANCE 2 isoform X2 yields MGSRETATASVGDGGTKPMIMEGWLYLIQSNRLGLQFSRKRYFVLKGHHLRSYKYPPSLSRNNNNHHHLLPLRSAVLDSTIRVLDNGRETINRKVFFMFTLYSTSNHSNQLKLGASCPEEAARWIHSIQESSLKGAPRTRDNVVASSKRRWHSFRLCGLSNTTHSGSVDWTIGSSDVIAPSSWTIFGCQNGLRLFKEAKERDSRGKKWDDHPAIMAVGVVDGSSEAIFQTLMSLGPSRSAVVEHVDGHTDIIHKELYRDWLPWGSKPRDFLLQRYWRREDDGTYVILYHSVYHKKCRPQKGCVRAWLKSGGYVISPVSNGKQSVVKHMLAIDWKFWKSYLKPSSTHSMTIRMLERVAALRELFKARRGNCRSSDSSSGELTRSIGLSLKEGDVNSDSQRQAVDENAQHISDGVVDQTQSEHATLVSLNDADDEFFDVPEPSDSDESENGWMPDCSHKKSPDFRQPKLSTAANFVKKLHDLAVQKKGYVDLHEMVREESTLCSYGSTLPKDSSCTLPCSWAEADPSTFLIRGANYLEDRQKVKAKGTLMQMVAADWLRSDKREDDLGGRPESIVQKYAARGGPEFFFIVNIQVPGATTYNLALYYMMTTPVEDTPLLESFIKSDDTYRNSRFKLIPYISKGSWIVKQSVGKKACLIGQALEINYFQGKNYLELGVDIGSSTVARGVVSLVLGYLNHLVIEMAFLIQGNTPEELPEFLLGTCRLNHLDASKSVSLKP; encoded by the exons ATGGGTAGCAGAGAAACTGCAACTGCAAGTGTTGGTGATGGTGGAACAAAACCAATGATAATGGAAGGGTGGTTATACCTCATACAATCCAACCGTTTGGGGCTTCAGTTCTCGAGAAAGCGCTACTTCGTGCTAAAGGGTCACCATCTTCGAAGTTACAAGTACCCTCCTTCACTTTCtcgcaacaacaacaaccaccaccaccttcTTCCTCTCAGAAGTGCTGTTCTTGACTCCACCATTCGGGTCCTTGATAATGGCAGAGAAACCATTAACAGAAAA GTGTTTTTCATGTTCACCCTTTACAGCACTTCCAATCACAGCAATCAACTAAAG TTAGGAGCAAGCTGTCCTGAAGAAGCAGCAAGGTGGATTCACTCCATTCAAGAATCTTCTTTAAAG GGTGCTCCTCGTACACGAGATAATGTTGTAGCTAGTTCTAAGAGAAGATGGCACTCATTTAG ATTATGTGGGTTGTCCAATACGACTCACTCTGGCTCTGTAGATTGGACGATTGGTTCATCTGATGTCATTGCTCCTTCATCTTGGACAATCTTTGGTTGCCAAAATG GATTGCGACTATTCAAGGAAGCAAAAGAAAGGGATTCACGTGGGAAG AAGTGGGATGATCACCCTGCAATAATGGCTGTTGGTGTGGTTGATGGAAGTTCCGAAGCCATTTTCCAGACTCTTATGTCACTTGGTCCTTCAAGATCAGC TGTGGTTGAGCACGTAGATGGTCACACTGACATCATTCACAAAGAGCTGTATAGGGATTGGTTGCCTTG GGGATCAAAACCAAGAGATTTCTTGTTGCAGCGTTATTGGAGGAGAGAAGATGATGGAACCTATG TTATTCTTTACCATTCTGTGTATCACAAGAAGTGTCGGCCACAGAAAGGCTGTGTACGGGCATGGCTTAAAA GTGGAGGTTATGTTATATCACCAGTGAGCAATGGAAAACAATCAGTCGTAAAACATATGCTTGCCATTGATTGGAAGTTCTGGAAATCCTATCTTAAGCCTTCATCAACACATTCCATGACCATTCGTATGCTTGAGAGAGTTGCTG CATTGCGGGAGTTATTTAAAGCTAGACGTGGGAATTGTCGTTCATCTGATAGTTCATCTGGAGAGTTGACAAGAAGCATCGGGCTTAGTTTGAAGGAAGGAGATGTCAACTCTGATAGCCAAAGGCAGGCAGTAGATGAGAATGCCCAACATATCTCAGATGGAGTAGTAGATCAAACACAATCAGAGCATGCAACCCTTGTTAGCCTAAATGATGCTGATGATGAGTTTTTTGATGTTCCAGAACCATCAGACAGTGACGAGTCGGAAAATGGATGGATGCCTGATTGTAGTCACAAGAAGTCTCCG GACTTCCGTCAACCTAAGTTGTCAACAGCTGCTAATTTTGTGAAAAAATTGCATGATCTTGCAG TTCAGAAGAAGGGTTATGTGGACTTACACGAAATGGTCAGAGAAGAAAGTACCTTATGCTCCTATGGATCAACTCTTCCAAAAGATTCCTCTTGTACATTACCTTGCAGCTGGGCAGAAGCAGATCCTTCCACTTTCCTGATTCGTGGGGCAAATTACCTCGAAGACCGCCAGAAG GTTAAGGCAAAGGGAACCTTGATGCAAATGGTTGCTGCAGACTGGCTGAGATCTGATAAAAGAGAAGATGATCTTGGTGGCCGACCAGAGAGCATTGTGCAG AAATATGCAGCAAGGGGTGGGCCCGAGTTCTTCTTCATTGTAAACATTCAG GTTCCAGGTGCAACTACATATAACCTAGCACTATATTACATGATGACTACACCTGTGGAAGATACCCCTTTGCTTGAGAGTTTTATCAAGAGTGATGATACCTACCGAAATTCAAGATTTAAACTCATACCATACATATCCAAG GGTTCATGGATAGTAAAACAAAGTGTGGGAAAGAAGGCATGCTTAATTGGTCAAGCATTGGAAATTAACTATTTCCAAGGGAAGAACTATTTGGAG CTTGGGGTTGATATTGGATCGTCAACTGTTGCAAGAGGTGTTGTAAGTCTTGTCCTTGGATACCTCAATCATCTAGTTATTGAAATGGCCTTTCTAATACAG GGGAATACGCCGGAAGAGCTTCCGGAGTTCCTTTTAGGGACATGTCGCCTTAACCATCTAGATGCTTCCAAATCAGTTTCTTTGAAGCCTTGA